The sequence CACTCGGGCCCATAGCAGTGTGACCGGCCGCTCCCAAGCCACGGGCGCACCACAGCCAGGCTGCCAGAGCCAGCAGCCCCTGCCACCGCGGGGCCACTGTCCAGGGCCCTGCAGGACCAGCCGAGGGTGCCCCAGGCTGAGGCCAGCTGGGGTGGGTGAACCCCTAGCCTGGGGATGAGCGAGGAGTGGCAACCCCAGTATTCTGTGCACCCCAATCTGGCCAGGAAGCCAAGGGGACCTTGGGTTCCAACCTCACTGGCCACCCTGTGCCAAGTATCACAGCTGCGTGAGCAGGTTTGCGTGTGAGAGCGTGGCGGGGCCTGGCTGTCCCCTTCCTAAGGCATAACTGTTACAAGCGTCTCCACCTCTCCCGCTCGGGAAAGAACCACAGAGCCTGGGTGGCGTCGAGGGGTCCCAGCGGCTCCAGTGCACCCAGCACCCCTCAGCGCCTCTGGCTGGCAAGCCAGGAGAAGAAGGCGCGAGGCCGCGGACGAGGTGTCTGGAAGATGCGCACGGTGCGTGGGGAGCGCCAGGCTTTGATGGTGGCATCGTCGCTGGCCGTGAGCAGCAGCTCCTGCTCCTGGGGACTGAAGGCCACTGAGTTGACCACGTCCTCGTGCCGCAGCTTGGCCAGGCAGATGTTGTAGTGGCGGTCCCAGATGTAGCCGTGCCGGTCCTCGGCCCCGCTGCAGAACAGCGCCTGGATGAGCCTGTCGCCCGCCTGCTGTGCCCGCGCCCGCCCTGCACCACGCTGCGCCCTGCACCTGGCCACGAAGTCCCTGCTGACGTCCAGGAAGATGAAAAAGCACTCGTCGTTGGGCGTGTAGGCGCGGTGCGCACGCAGAGCCCGCCTCACCTCCCGCATGGTCTTGAGGTCGAACACCAGCAGGTCAATCTCCTCCGCGATGGGTGGCGGCTGCATGGGGTCGGCCACCACTGCACCACTGGGCCAGGCGCGGCTGTTCACATACAGGTACCTGGGCGAggggcactgtgctaggtacgGGCCGCCTGCGGGCACCCCGCCTGGGACACTGGCAAGAGGCCCACCTGTTGTCGGGCGACAGGCCCATGCCAATGATGTGCCCGTGCACGTCTATGACGTGGTCCAGCGCGTCGAAGAAGGCGTCAGAGCCCCGGCCCTCGCCCAGCACGGGCCCCGCCGTCGTCATCTGGTGTGGCAGGATCTGCTTGATGCCTGCAGGGAGGGCTGCGGTGAGGGTCCCTGCCCAGTGCCCCAGGGACGTCACTCCAGGGCAGCCCCCTACCCCAACGGTGTCTCTGGGGCTGTGGGCACTGCAGAGGTCCACGGGCACTGCCTGCTCTGGGGGCCCCAGACCTGAATCAGGCCCCTCAGCTGCTCACTGGCCAGCGGGCCTGCCTGTTTGTTTTCACTGCTCATCCTGCAGGCCCCAGACAAGGTCAGGTCTGGGCTTGTGTCCCCAGCCGGGGTGAGTGAATGATCCCAGCTGTGCCTGCGGACTTGCTTGCCGTCTGCCCCCCAGGACCCCTGCCCGGCCTCCCCCAAGCTGCCAGGACCGAGGTGGGCAGCGTGGCGGCAGGGGTGTACCGATCTGGTGTGGGGAGTAGGTGAGGCAGCCAGTGGTGAAGATGAGGTACTTGCTCCTGGCGACTGTGGCACTGCGCTCAGGGGGCTTGGTGTGGCCCTGGGCCAGCAGCTCGGCCACCTTGGTCTCTAGCACGCGCTCCGACGGCTGTGGCTGCGCCCGCCCCTCCAACACGCGGTCCAGAAAGTGCCGCAAGCCCTCCTTGGCGTGGGCGGGGGCCGGACCAGCCACCTCCTCCTCGTTGTCGCCGCCCAGGTCAAAGATGCGGCAGGGGGACGTGGCCGGGTCGCCGGCTTCcagcaggaggtcagggctgtcGAAGCGGCTGCAGTCGGCCACCATCACCGTGCGGATGGTGCTGGCGTTGAGGTTCTGGATCTTGAACAGCCGCTTCACCACATTGACGTTCTCTGACTCTACGTCCTGAGGGAGGGGGCACATGCCAGGTGGGCGCCAGGCCCTGGGGATGGCAACCCTGCCCCCAGCCCAACCCTGTCCCGCCCCACCCCGCCCGCACCTGGAAGGCGTTGTTGAGCCACAGCACCGAGCAGGAGGTGATGTCTCCGATGCGGTGCAGGTTCCCCGAGATGAGGCTGGTCTCGGTGAGCCAACAGCCAAACACGTCGTAGGGCTTGTTCCGCACGCGGGACAGCAGCGCGAACGAGTCTGtggggaggccagggctggaCAGGCTGTCGGCGAGGGGCGGCGAGGGGCGGcacggggcggggcggggcggggcggggcgggggcggggcccaCCCGGCACCCGGCACCCGGCACCCGGCACCCGGCACCCGTGCTCACCTAGGCTGATGACAGCGATCTCGCCAGATGAGGAGTTGTGCGGCCCCAGGAACACCCCCGAGGCCAGCAGCAGCGAGTCGTCCTTGTTGAACTGGGAGAACTGGGTGTAACTCCAGTTGTAGGGCCGCATGTCCGCGCTGTGCAGCAGCGAGATGGTCAGGTCGTTGCTCCAGATCTGCACGGCAGGGGTGGCCATGGTGATCGCCTGGCCAGGTCGCGGGGCAGGGCCCTGCTACCACAGCGCCATGAGGCCCCAGCTCTGCCAGCCCTGCTCAGAGACCACCGGGGGCAGGGACCCCCTGAAGCCACTGTCGTCCACTCTGGGGGCGTCGGTATAGAGGATAGGAGCCTGCCCCTGGAGCAGGCAGCTTTGTGTGGGACCCTCTCCTCAGCACTCCGTGCCGCCCTGCACCGCTCCTGATCCTGTGGTCCCTCCGCTGGATGCAGGGAGCTGCTGTGTCCCCTCTGGCCTGACCCTTCCTTCCTACCCGGTTGGAACACCTAGGTCCTGGGACCTCCGTGCTTCGGGGCAGCTGGGTGGGACGTGCAGGACACCTGGCCATCCTCACCTTCACAGTGCAGTCCTTGGAGCAGGACGCGAACTGGTACCCCCGAATGGGAGAAGCTGAGGTGCAGGACCTGGTCCGTGTGTTCCCGCAGCGTCTGCACCTCCACGCAGGGCACCGTGTCATACAGCCGCTGGAACTCCTCGTACCAGGACGTGGCCGCTGTGGGTGGGCAGTGTCAGTCCTGGGCTCAGGCCTTCCTCCTCGCAGTCAAGGTCAGAGTGTGGCCCCAGCAGTCCTGGCAGGCCCCGTGGTGCCCCTGGAACCCACTACCCATGGCATAGGCCTTGGCTGGGGGATACAACCCTGCAGCTCAGAGACCCCTGTACCCCCCACCCCTCAAGTGACCCAGTGAACCCTCTGGCCCCCATGCTCTGAGGGGGACCTGGGCTGTGTCCGACAGACCTCGATCAGGGTGAGGGTTTGAGGATGGACACTCGGGGCCGTGGGGCAGGCCCCCAATCAGGCTGACCCCCAAACGCAGGAACCCGGGGCCCTGGCTGCAGAACGTGGGCAGGGGCCCCGCACGCCACTGACCTGGGTGTCGGGGCACATCGCGGGCCACCTGGTAGTAGCGGTAGAACTGCTCCCTCCACAGGAACTCGTCCCGCGACACGGCCTGCCATTGGCGGCACACCAGCCCCGCGGCCAGCACGTCGGCCGGGCCCAGGCTCAGGAAGATCTGGTAGACGAGGCTGTCGGGGAGCAGGGGCGTGCCGCCCTCGTCCATCGTGACATTCTGCCCAGGCGGCCCTGAAACCCACCAACGGCTGCCCTCAGCCCAGGCCCGAGAAGGGAGGCCGAGAGCGGGCGCCCGGTTCCTCCCGCCCCAACCGTCCCGCCGGGAGTTCCACGGGGCTGGGTGTCTGCAGGGGACGCCCGGGCACCGCCGTCCAACCAAGGACCCGGCAGCTCCcggcgggccgggccgggcccgCTCCGCCGCGCCATCCCCCGGCCTCCTGCGGCCGGCAGCGGGCGCCCCTCAGCCCGCCGGGGCCCGGACCGCCGCTCGCAGGGCACGGGGACACCGGGCGCCGTCCGAGGACGGGCTTCCGCCGAGGGGAGGCTCGGGGCGGCCGGGCAATGGCCTCCGCCCTGCGGCCCTGGAGAAGCCCTGCCCGGCAGGCTCGGGGCGGCCGGCGGGGACGCGCGCACGGGCGGCCTCGGGGCTTCTGCAGTCGCCCAGGGCGGGCGGAGCCGACGAGGCGGGACCCCCGAGGGCCGCAGGCGCACTCACCAAGGCCGCCTCCGCCCGCTGcgccgcccccgccccgcgcGGCCCCGACCCGCTTCCGCCGCCGCAGCCGCTCGGACGGCCGCCCCCGCCCACCGGGGAACCCGCCAGGCCCGACGCCACGAGCCCCGAGGCATCGATGGCCGAGGACGGCAGAGAGCGCGGGCAGCCCGCGTCCGCCCCTCGTGCGCCTGCGCCTCGGGCCTCGGCGGCCTGGCCGGCTTTTCTTCGTGCGCCTGCGCGCACTCGGGCGCGTTGGGAACAGCGCCCCTTGTGGCCAACGAGCGGCGGTCGTGGGCGGGGCTGCGGGCGACATTCAAAGACTGCTGGTTCGGGACCCGCCTCTGGCGCTCCCTGTTTCCGGCCCCTGAGCAAGTGGCTTCATGAACCCCGTGACGTTGGTCATGGAGCTAAGACCACTGGGTGATGGTTTAAGGAAGATAATGTGCAAAGGGCTAAGGACTGTCAGTGGAAATCAAGGGTGCAGGGGAAATGGATAAACAACCAGAGGTCAACTCGGACTTTGTACATAGGACATGGTGCCAGGGCCCTGCTGGGAAGTGCAGATCGAAGCTGGGCTCACGAGAAAGCTGGGGGTGGGATGTGGGGCTGGCCCAGGGCTGGGGTTAGGGAGGCAAGGGATGGACATGGACTTCCTGGGCCGGGCTCTGTAACTGCACAGTAGACTCTGTCCTGGGACTTGGTGGTGCtacccttggcctcccatagtccTGCCACCCTGCCACCGCTACCATGCTGCCCCCTGGGACTGTGATCCTCTTGAGTCTGCTTCTGGCAGCTGGCTCGCTGGGCCAGAGGCCTCAGAGGCCACCCAGGCCCCCATCCGCCATCAGCACAATCCAGCCCAAGGCCAATTTTGATGCTCAGCAGGTAGAAGTTGTGGGGGGTAGAGGGAGGAACGTGAAGTTGTGGGGGGCGGTAGAGTGAGTCAGGTAGAAGTTGTGTGTGGCCGGGGGAGAGGGTGAAGTTGTAGGGGGTAGAGGGAGGCAGGTAGAAGTTgtgtggtggggggagagggTGAAGTTGTAGGGGGTAGAGGGAGGCAGGTAGAAGTTgtgtggtggggggagagggTGAAGTTGTAGGGGATAGAGGGAGGCAGGTAGACGTTGTGTGTGAGGGGGGAGAGGGTGAAGTTGTAGGGGATAGAGGGAGGCAGGTAGAAGTTGTGTGTGAGGGGGGAGAGGGTGAAGTTGTAGGGGGTAGAGGGAGTCAGGTAGAagttgtgtgtggggggggggagaGGGTGAAGTAGGGGATAGAGGGAGGCAGGTAGAagttgtgtgtgggggggggagaGGGTGAAGTAGGGGATAGAGGGAGGCAGGTAGAagttgtgtgtggggggggagaGGGTGAAGTAGGGGGTAGAGGGAGGCAGGTAGAAGTTGTGTGGGGGGGAGAGGGTGAAGTTGTAGGGGATAGAGGGAGGCAGGTAGAAGttgtgtggggtggggagagggtgaAGTTGTAGGGGATAGAGGGAGGCAGGTAGAAGTTGTGTGGGCGGGGGAGAGGGTGAAGTTGTAGGGGGTAGAGGGAGTCAGGTAGAAGTTGTGTGGGGGGGGAGAGGGTGAAGTAGGGGATAGAGGGAGTCAGGTAGAagttgtgtgtggggggggagaGGGTGAAGTTGTAGGGGATAGAGGGAGGCAGGTAGAAGTTGTGTGGGG is a genomic window of Chlorocebus sabaeus isolate Y175 chromosome 12, mChlSab1.0.hap1, whole genome shotgun sequence containing:
- the FBXW5 gene encoding LOW QUALITY PROTEIN: F-box/WD repeat-containing protein 5 (The sequence of the model RefSeq protein was modified relative to this genomic sequence to represent the inferred CDS: deleted 1 base in 1 codon), producing the protein MDEGGTPLLPDSLVYQIFLSLGPADVLAAGLVCRQWQAVSRDEFLWREQFYRYYQVARDVPRHPAATSWYEEFQRLYDTVPCVEVQTLREHTDQVLHLSFSHSGYQFASCSKDCTVKIWSNDLTISLLHSADMRPYNWSYTQFSQFNKDDSLLLASGVFLGPHNSSSGEIAVISLDSFALLSRVRNKPYDVFGCWLTETSLISGNLHRIGDITSCSVLWLNNAFQDVESENVNVVKRLFKIQNLNASTIRTVMVADCSRFDSPDLLLEAGDPATSPCRIFDLGGDNEEEVAGPAPAHAKEGLRHFLDRVLEGRAQPQPSERVLETKVAELLAQGHTKPPERSATVARSKYLIFTTGCLTYSPHQIGIKQILPHQMTTAGPVLGEGRGSDAFFDALDHVIDVHGHIIGMGLSPDNRYLYVNSRAWPSGAVVADPMQPPPIAEEIDLLVFDLKTMREVRRALRAHRAYTPNDECFFIFLDVSRDFVASGAEDRHGYIWDRHYNICLAKLRHEDVVNSVAFSPQEQELLLTASDDATIKAWRSPRTVRIFQTPRPRPRAFFSWLASQRR